A single genomic interval of Burkholderia sp. HI2500 harbors:
- a CDS encoding type II toxin-antitoxin system VapC family toxin, with the protein MVKTLFDTNILIDYLGGVESARTELGRYDYRAISAISWMEVLVGTSSHNEAAMRAWLSSFDVIALDEAVANRAVTIRQERRIRLPDAIVWASAQVNGLLLVSRNTKDFPATEPGVRVPYQI; encoded by the coding sequence ATGGTAAAGACTCTCTTCGACACCAACATCCTGATCGATTATCTGGGCGGCGTGGAATCCGCCCGCACGGAACTCGGCCGCTATGACTATCGAGCGATCAGCGCGATCTCGTGGATGGAGGTTCTGGTCGGCACGTCCTCACATAATGAAGCCGCGATGCGCGCTTGGCTGTCGTCGTTCGATGTCATCGCGCTCGACGAAGCAGTTGCCAATCGTGCCGTGACCATTCGCCAGGAACGCCGCATACGCCTGCCCGACGCGATCGTCTGGGCATCGGCACAAGTGAACGGACTGTTGCTCGTTTCGCGCAACACAAAAGACTTCCCAGCCACCGAACCCGGCGTTCGCGTGCCATACCAGATCTGA
- a CDS encoding CopG family transcriptional regulator — MSRILVDLSNGQLDELAAIVETERRPRAAIIRDAIDAYIALHKRPLADDVFGLWKDRTVDGLAYQEELRSEW; from the coding sequence ATGAGCCGGATTCTGGTTGATCTATCGAACGGCCAACTCGACGAGTTGGCCGCCATCGTCGAGACTGAGCGTCGTCCCCGCGCCGCCATCATCCGCGACGCGATCGATGCCTACATCGCCCTGCACAAGCGTCCGCTCGCGGACGACGTCTTCGGTCTCTGGAAAGATCGCACGGTCGATGGGCTCGCTTATCAGGAAGAACTGCGCTCGGAATGGTAA
- the ahpC gene encoding alkyl hydroperoxide reductase subunit C, translating to MPIINTQIKPFKATAYHNGDFVPVSEENFKGKWSVVVFYPADFTFVCPTELGDLADRYAEFQKLGVEIYGVSTDTHFTHKAWHDTSDTIGKIKYPMIGDPTLTLSRNFDVLIEEEGMALRGTFVINPEGEIKLCEIHDNGIGRDAGELLRKVQAAQYIAAHPGEVCPAKWTPGAETLTPSLDLIGKI from the coding sequence ATGCCGATCATCAACACCCAAATCAAGCCGTTCAAGGCAACCGCATACCACAACGGCGATTTCGTGCCCGTCTCGGAAGAGAACTTCAAGGGCAAGTGGTCCGTCGTCGTGTTCTACCCGGCCGACTTCACGTTCGTCTGCCCGACCGAGCTGGGCGACCTCGCCGACCGTTACGCGGAATTCCAGAAGCTGGGTGTCGAAATCTACGGCGTGTCGACCGACACGCACTTCACGCACAAGGCATGGCACGACACGTCGGACACGATCGGCAAGATCAAGTACCCGATGATCGGCGACCCGACGCTCACGCTGTCGCGCAACTTCGACGTGCTGATCGAGGAAGAAGGGATGGCCCTGCGCGGCACGTTCGTGATCAACCCGGAAGGCGAGATCAAGCTGTGCGAAATCCACGACAACGGCATCGGCCGTGACGCAGGCGAACTGCTGCGCAAGGTGCAGGCGGCGCAATACATCGCGGCGCACCCGGGTGAAGTGTGCCCGGCCAAGTGGACGCCGGGTGCGGAAACGCTGACCCCGTCGCTCGACCTGATCGGCAAGATCTGA
- a CDS encoding LysR substrate-binding domain-containing protein, with amino-acid sequence MKNIEQLPHDPPLRAVRAFEAFARLGSVTAAAGELDITPSAVSHQLQLLEAFIQTPLTVREGRLLALTDEGRDYYRSISAAFSVLRSATRFVRDRSSLRQITVSLIPLLGIGWFIPRLHAFLADNTDVDVTVLYAHHRNYRSDASDLSIRFGTGDWPGYRCERLLPGAMVPMCSPSFLKRHGPFRTPADLARAPLVHDEDRSTWVNWLQGAGVKHVSHAVGPMFEDGQLTLSAARADLGAALLRAPLVERELANGELVKLFDHALDDGRDYYLCTREDADMPDGARRLAEWLRKMAGI; translated from the coding sequence ATGAAAAATATCGAACAATTGCCGCACGATCCACCGCTGCGCGCGGTGCGGGCGTTCGAAGCTTTCGCGCGCCTCGGGTCGGTCACCGCGGCGGCGGGCGAGCTCGACATCACGCCGTCGGCGGTCAGCCATCAGCTGCAGCTGCTCGAAGCATTCATCCAGACGCCGCTGACCGTGCGCGAGGGTCGGCTGCTCGCGCTCACCGACGAAGGCCGCGACTACTACCGCTCGATCAGCGCCGCGTTCTCGGTGCTGCGCAGCGCGACGCGCTTCGTGCGCGACCGCTCGTCGCTGCGGCAGATCACCGTCAGCCTGATTCCACTGCTCGGCATCGGCTGGTTCATTCCGCGGCTGCATGCGTTCCTGGCCGACAACACGGACGTCGACGTGACGGTGCTGTACGCGCATCACCGCAACTACCGCAGCGACGCATCGGACCTGTCGATCCGCTTCGGCACCGGCGACTGGCCCGGCTACCGCTGCGAGCGGCTGCTGCCGGGCGCGATGGTGCCGATGTGCAGCCCGTCGTTCCTGAAGCGCCACGGGCCGTTCCGCACGCCGGCCGATCTCGCGCGCGCCCCGCTCGTGCACGACGAGGATCGCAGCACGTGGGTCAACTGGCTGCAGGGCGCGGGTGTCAAGCACGTGTCGCATGCGGTCGGGCCGATGTTCGAGGACGGCCAGCTCACGCTGAGCGCCGCACGCGCGGATCTCGGCGCGGCCTTGCTGCGCGCGCCGCTGGTCGAGCGCGAGCTGGCGAATGGCGAGCTCGTGAAGCTGTTCGATCACGCGCTCGACGACGGGCGCGATTACTACCTGTGCACGCGTGAGGACGCGGACATGCCGGACGGGGCCAGGCGGCTGGCGGAGTGGTTGAGGAAGATGGCGGGGATTTGA